The following proteins come from a genomic window of Hymenobacter canadensis:
- a CDS encoding heavy metal translocating P-type ATPase, with protein MPTAPVSADTLTSLACTHCGDACPDEPVKLAENPKLHFCCIGCKTVYELLAASQLCTYYRLDAAPGQKIKPVELPGRFAYLDSEAVQSQLLAFRSDTLARLTLTIPQMHCASCIWLLENLFKLDAGISSSRVNFLRKELTVSYRPARTSLRAVVQLLASVGYEPQITLAELGAQPHRASRTLYYQLGVAAFGFGNVMLLAFPDYFSFTEGLQATFGQFFGWLSLLLAVPVLLVSARGFYRAAWQGLRQRHITLEVPISLGLTALFVTSVVEVATQRGPGYFDSFTGLVFFMLIGKWVQQRTYDALRFDRDFTAYFPVAVTLLTPAGEQSVSVKELQPGQRIRVRHQELVPADAVLRRGAGQIDYSFVSGESEPVAKAAGELVYAGGRQMGETVELEVVRNVSQGYLTQLWNNSAFQKPEKASLETYANHVGRYFVALTLVLALGAVAYWYPRSPAMALRAFTSVLVIACPCALSLATPFALGAALRVLGRRKLYLKNAAVVETLGRADTLVFDKTGTLTDVHRAAVSYEGLALNPHQLQAVAALVRHSTHPLSQRLAAELPASSLAVAGFAEVPGQGLRGIVGGVAVRVGSADFVGLNDCIDATIRASALNGTTVGNPNGANDETRSVASLHANQTTTSLQSSVYVRLDEAVQGCFTFHNAYREGLPAVLAKLSQRYRLAVLSGDNDTEQHRLRELFGPQAELRFRQSPQQKLDYVAQLRQQGCTVVMVGDGLNDAGALQRADVGIALTDTLTNFSPACDAILEAGNFGQLATILSFSQDCLRIVLATFALSFCYNGIGLTLAVQGRFTPIVSAILMPISSLSVMVFATLLVHLAAWRRGL; from the coding sequence GTGCCTACTGCGCCCGTTTCCGCCGACACCCTCACCTCCCTGGCCTGCACCCACTGCGGCGACGCCTGCCCCGATGAGCCTGTCAAACTGGCCGAAAACCCGAAATTGCACTTTTGCTGTATTGGATGCAAAACAGTGTATGAGCTTCTGGCAGCCAGCCAGTTGTGCACCTACTACCGCCTCGATGCAGCGCCCGGCCAGAAGATAAAGCCCGTGGAGCTGCCCGGCCGCTTCGCCTACCTCGACTCCGAGGCGGTGCAGAGCCAGCTGCTGGCGTTCCGCTCCGATACGCTGGCGCGGCTCACGCTCACCATCCCGCAGATGCACTGCGCCTCCTGCATCTGGCTGCTGGAAAATCTGTTTAAGCTGGATGCGGGAATTTCGTCCTCGCGGGTCAACTTTCTGCGCAAGGAGCTCACCGTCAGCTACCGGCCGGCGCGCACTTCGCTGCGGGCGGTGGTGCAGCTGCTGGCCAGCGTGGGCTACGAGCCGCAGATTACGCTGGCCGAGCTGGGTGCCCAGCCCCACCGCGCCAGCCGCACGCTCTACTACCAACTGGGCGTGGCGGCCTTCGGCTTCGGCAACGTGATGCTGCTGGCTTTCCCCGACTACTTTTCCTTCACCGAGGGACTGCAGGCCACTTTCGGGCAGTTTTTTGGCTGGCTGAGCTTGCTGCTGGCCGTGCCGGTGCTGCTGGTGAGTGCGCGCGGCTTCTACCGGGCGGCCTGGCAGGGCTTGCGCCAGCGCCACATCACGCTCGAGGTGCCCATCAGCCTGGGCCTCACGGCGCTGTTCGTGACCAGCGTGGTGGAGGTGGCCACCCAGCGCGGCCCCGGCTACTTCGACTCGTTTACCGGGCTGGTGTTCTTCATGCTGATCGGCAAATGGGTGCAGCAACGCACCTACGACGCCCTGCGCTTCGACCGGGACTTCACGGCCTACTTTCCGGTGGCCGTGACGCTGCTTACGCCTGCCGGCGAACAGTCGGTGTCGGTGAAGGAGCTGCAGCCGGGGCAGCGGATTCGGGTGCGGCACCAGGAGCTTGTTCCGGCCGATGCAGTGCTGCGGCGCGGCGCCGGCCAGATCGACTACAGCTTTGTGTCGGGCGAGAGTGAGCCGGTGGCGAAGGCGGCCGGCGAGCTGGTGTATGCCGGCGGCCGGCAGATGGGCGAAACCGTGGAGCTGGAAGTGGTGCGTAACGTGTCGCAGGGCTACCTCACCCAGCTCTGGAACAACTCCGCCTTTCAGAAACCCGAAAAAGCCTCCCTGGAAACCTACGCCAACCACGTAGGCCGCTACTTCGTGGCCCTGACGCTGGTGCTGGCCCTGGGAGCCGTGGCCTACTGGTACCCGCGCAGCCCGGCCATGGCGTTGCGGGCCTTCACGTCGGTGCTGGTCATTGCCTGCCCGTGCGCGCTGTCGTTGGCCACGCCGTTTGCGTTGGGGGCGGCGCTGCGGGTGCTGGGCCGGCGCAAGCTGTACCTGAAAAACGCCGCCGTAGTAGAAACCCTGGGCCGCGCCGATACCCTCGTCTTCGATAAAACCGGCACTCTCACCGACGTGCACCGCGCCGCCGTTTCCTATGAAGGCCTGGCCCTCAACCCACACCAATTACAGGCCGTAGCCGCGTTGGTTCGCCACTCCACGCACCCGCTCAGCCAGCGCCTGGCGGCCGAGCTGCCGGCCAGCTCGCTGGCCGTAGCCGGCTTTGCCGAAGTGCCCGGCCAGGGCCTGCGCGGCATCGTGGGCGGCGTGGCGGTGCGGGTTGGCTCGGCCGACTTCGTGGGGTTAAACGATTGTATTGACGCGACAATTCGCGCCTCGGCGTTGAACGGTACTACTGTGGGCAATCCGAACGGCGCGAACGACGAGACGCGAAGTGTCGCGTCTTTACACGCCAATCAAACCACGACGAGCCTGCAATCCAGCGTCTATGTCAGGCTGGATGAGGCGGTGCAGGGCTGCTTCACATTCCATAACGCCTACCGCGAGGGTCTGCCCGCAGTGCTGGCGAAGCTCAGTCAGCGCTACCGCCTGGCCGTGCTCAGCGGCGACAACGATACCGAGCAGCACCGGCTCCGGGAGCTGTTCGGCCCGCAGGCGGAGCTGCGCTTCCGCCAGAGCCCCCAGCAGAAACTCGACTACGTGGCCCAGCTCCGGCAGCAGGGCTGCACCGTCGTCATGGTCGGCGACGGCCTGAACGACGCCGGGGCCCTGCAGCGCGCCGACGTCGGCATTGCCCTCACCGACACGCTCACCAACTTCTCCCCGGCCTGCGACGCCATTCTGGAGGCTGGCAACTTCGGGCAGCTGGCCACTATCCTAAGTTTCTCGCAGGACTGCCTGCGCATCGTACTGGCCACATTCGCGCTGTCGTTCTGCTACAACGGCATCGGGCTGACGCTGGCGGTGCAGGGCCGGTTCACGCCCATCGTGTCGGCCATTCTCATGCCCATCAGCTCGCTGAGCGTGATGGTGTTTGCCACGCTGCTTGTGCACCTGGCCGCCTGGCGGCGGGGGCTGTAA
- a CDS encoding response regulator — translation MKTILLIEDNAPIRENTAEILELAGYAVHTAENGKLGVEQALAVRPDLVICDIMMPVLDGYGVLHIFNQNPQLAGIPFIFLTAKTERTDQRRGMELGADDYLTKPFDETELLSAITGRLNRFRRLQPDYDLRGEGGLHEFLDDARAVGDLQRLSVDRKPHTVRKKQDIYREGDEPARVYFVQSGRVKTVKTTGGGKELITGLYGPGEFFGYLSVLQRTPYDDSAVAVDDADLVHIPKSDFLQLVMHNAEVGQQFIRLLAGRVREREQQLLDMAYNSIRRRVADTLLHMHEQAGSTPEAAIQLSRDDLAAIVGTAPESLIRTLSEFRQDGLIELTPKNIRVLQPAKLRNGHW, via the coding sequence ATGAAAACCATTCTGCTGATTGAAGACAATGCCCCGATTCGCGAAAACACCGCCGAAATTCTGGAGCTGGCCGGCTACGCCGTGCACACCGCCGAAAACGGCAAGCTGGGCGTGGAGCAGGCCCTGGCCGTGCGCCCCGACCTGGTGATCTGCGACATTATGATGCCCGTGCTCGACGGCTACGGCGTGCTGCACATCTTCAACCAGAACCCCCAGCTGGCCGGCATTCCCTTCATCTTCCTGACGGCCAAAACCGAGCGCACCGACCAGCGGCGCGGCATGGAGCTGGGCGCCGACGACTACCTGACCAAGCCCTTCGACGAAACCGAGCTGCTGAGCGCCATCACGGGCCGCCTCAACCGCTTCCGCCGCCTGCAGCCCGACTACGACCTGCGCGGCGAGGGCGGCCTGCACGAGTTTCTGGACGATGCCCGCGCCGTGGGCGACCTGCAGCGCCTGTCCGTGGACCGCAAGCCCCACACCGTGCGCAAGAAACAGGACATCTACCGCGAAGGCGACGAGCCGGCGCGGGTGTACTTCGTGCAGAGCGGGCGGGTGAAAACCGTGAAAACCACCGGCGGCGGCAAGGAGCTGATTACGGGCCTCTACGGTCCCGGCGAGTTTTTCGGGTACCTGTCGGTGCTGCAGCGCACGCCCTACGACGACTCGGCCGTGGCCGTGGACGATGCCGACCTGGTGCACATTCCGAAGAGTGATTTTCTGCAGCTGGTGATGCACAACGCCGAGGTGGGCCAGCAGTTTATCCGGCTGCTGGCGGGCCGGGTGCGCGAGCGGGAGCAGCAGCTGCTGGACATGGCCTACAACTCCATCCGGCGGCGCGTGGCCGACACGCTGCTGCACATGCACGAGCAAGCCGGCAGCACTCCGGAAGCCGCCATCCAGCTCTCCCGCGACGACCTGGCCGCCATTGTGGGCACCGCGCCTGAGTCCTTGATCCGCACGCTGAGCGAGTTCCGGCAGGATGGCCTGATCGAGCTGACGCCCAAGAATATCCGGGTGCTGCAGCCGGCCAAACTGCGCAACGGCCACTGGTAA
- a CDS encoding sensor histidine kinase, with amino-acid sequence MPTALYQNPLTDILFEQARDFVGLYDVTLGWFTQVNAAGYQLLGYPSAQALYHDPRRTLRAEPLPPAERAALHEHIRQEGRYEQELEVRHQAGHTFWAQVEASPLLLEGQPYFLIRLTNTEPLHQAEQQLAQSLRRFEAVFAHATIGIIVCNRQGSIELANAKAQELFGYGGPEGLTGRRIEELVPDAAGRRHEQLRTGFNAHPTARVMGAHRGALEALRQDGSVFPVEISLSYFHLDDELFVVAYIIDISFKKDAERELIAQRQRVERLNADLERKVADRTHALMTTLGQLEQRTRELTQALAAEQELGELKSRFVSMASHEFRTPLTTVLTSAALIEKYPGADQQDKRLRHLDRIRTSVKHLSDILEEFLSVGRIEEGRVQARPALLDLPELLQETVADVQGLLRPGQRIVPELLGTEPAWLDTSLLRKILVNLLSNALKYAAENTTVLVRAATEAGRLTLVVQDEGVGISEEDQQHLFERFFRARNVTNIPGTGLGLYIIGKYLELMGGTIALHSQLGVGTTVTISIPYENHSAD; translated from the coding sequence ATGCCTACCGCGCTGTACCAGAATCCGCTGACCGATATTCTGTTTGAGCAGGCCCGGGATTTTGTGGGCCTCTACGACGTGACGCTGGGCTGGTTTACGCAGGTGAATGCCGCCGGCTACCAGCTGCTGGGCTACCCCTCGGCCCAGGCCCTCTACCACGACCCGCGCCGCACGCTGCGCGCCGAGCCGCTGCCCCCCGCCGAGCGGGCTGCCCTGCACGAGCACATCCGGCAGGAAGGCCGCTACGAGCAGGAGCTGGAGGTGCGCCACCAGGCCGGCCACACGTTCTGGGCTCAGGTAGAAGCCTCGCCACTGCTGCTGGAAGGGCAGCCGTATTTCCTGATCCGGCTCACCAACACCGAGCCGCTGCACCAGGCCGAGCAGCAGTTGGCCCAGAGTCTGCGCCGGTTTGAGGCCGTGTTTGCGCACGCCACCATCGGCATCATCGTCTGCAACCGCCAGGGCAGCATCGAGCTGGCCAACGCCAAGGCCCAGGAGCTTTTCGGCTACGGCGGTCCGGAGGGCCTCACGGGCCGCCGCATCGAGGAGCTGGTGCCCGATGCCGCCGGCCGCCGCCACGAGCAGCTGCGCACCGGCTTCAACGCCCACCCCACGGCCCGCGTGATGGGCGCCCACCGCGGCGCGCTGGAGGCCCTGCGCCAGGATGGCAGCGTATTTCCGGTGGAAATCAGCCTCAGCTATTTCCACCTCGACGACGAGCTGTTCGTGGTGGCCTATATCATCGACATCAGCTTCAAGAAGGACGCCGAGCGGGAGCTGATTGCCCAGCGCCAGCGCGTGGAACGCCTCAATGCCGACCTGGAACGCAAAGTAGCCGACCGCACCCACGCCCTAATGACCACCCTGGGCCAGCTGGAGCAGCGCACCCGCGAGCTGACCCAGGCCCTGGCCGCCGAGCAGGAGCTGGGCGAGCTGAAGTCGCGCTTCGTGAGCATGGCCTCGCACGAGTTCCGCACGCCCCTGACCACGGTACTCACCTCGGCGGCCCTCATCGAAAAGTACCCCGGCGCCGACCAGCAGGACAAGCGCCTGCGCCACCTGGACCGCATCCGCACCTCGGTGAAGCACCTGAGCGACATTCTGGAGGAGTTTCTGTCGGTGGGCCGGATTGAGGAAGGCCGGGTGCAGGCCCGCCCCGCCCTACTGGATCTGCCGGAGCTGCTGCAGGAAACCGTGGCCGACGTGCAGGGGCTGCTACGGCCCGGCCAGCGCATCGTACCGGAGCTATTGGGCACCGAGCCCGCCTGGCTGGACACGTCGCTGCTGCGCAAAATCCTGGTCAATCTGCTGTCCAACGCCCTCAAATACGCCGCCGAAAACACCACAGTGCTGGTGCGCGCCGCCACCGAAGCCGGCCGCCTCACGCTGGTGGTGCAGGACGAAGGCGTGGGCATCTCGGAGGAAGACCAGCAGCACCTGTTCGAGCGGTTTTTCCGGGCCCGCAACGTCACCAATATCCCGGGCACCGGCCTGGGGCTCTACATCATTGGCAAGTACCTGGAGCTGATGGGCGGCACCATTGCCCTACACAGCCAGCTGGGGGTCGGCACCACCGTCACCATCTCCATACCCTATGAAAACCATTCTGCTGATTGA
- a CDS encoding universal stress protein, with product MKPNLVVLTDFSAAAERARAYAAALAAPLGAELHLVHAYYPLPLTATEFGVIMPPIDARYVQDTRQALAQVAADMPVPATAELLETDWSGAVVRALNRYHPLLLVAGLTATDGLLDEWLSNRALPLAHETGYPLLLVPEHLPDSALRAPRRLALALEDRPFRLGPAATAVAPLLDALGTDVVAVCVLTPEQQIGGHAGLHALQRSGLSAAIAGCGLHTVMSEWPGPGILQAAQQLSADMVGLLDQGHGWVHKLFHGSVIDHVLRHAQRPVLLLPTMPDSGLPHYPPARPALL from the coding sequence ATGAAACCCAATCTGGTTGTTCTCACCGACTTTTCGGCTGCGGCCGAACGGGCCCGGGCCTATGCCGCCGCTTTGGCAGCGCCGCTGGGGGCCGAGCTGCACCTGGTGCACGCCTACTATCCGCTGCCGCTCACGGCCACCGAGTTTGGCGTCATCATGCCCCCCATCGATGCCCGCTACGTGCAGGACACCCGACAGGCGCTGGCGCAGGTAGCCGCCGACATGCCCGTGCCCGCCACGGCCGAGCTGCTGGAAACCGACTGGTCCGGGGCGGTAGTACGCGCGCTCAACCGTTACCATCCGCTGCTGCTGGTGGCCGGCCTCACCGCCACCGATGGCCTGCTGGACGAGTGGCTCAGCAACCGCGCCCTGCCCCTGGCCCACGAAACCGGCTACCCGCTGCTGCTGGTGCCAGAGCACCTCCCCGACTCGGCTCTGCGGGCGCCGCGCCGCCTGGCTCTGGCCCTGGAGGACCGGCCGTTCCGGCTGGGCCCGGCGGCCACTGCCGTAGCGCCTCTGCTCGATGCGCTGGGCACCGACGTGGTGGCCGTGTGCGTGCTCACGCCGGAGCAGCAAATCGGGGGCCACGCCGGCCTGCACGCCCTGCAGCGCTCCGGCCTGAGTGCCGCCATTGCCGGGTGCGGGCTGCACACCGTAATGAGCGAGTGGCCGGGGCCGGGAATTCTGCAGGCCGCCCAGCAGCTGTCGGCGGATATGGTGGGCCTGCTCGACCAGGGCCACGGCTGGGTGCACAAGCTGTTCCACGGCAGCGTCATCGACCATGTGCTGCGCCATGCACAGCGGCCGGTGCTGCTGCTGCCTACGATGCCAGATTCGGGGCTTCCCCACTACCCCCCGGCCCGGCCAGCATTATTATAG
- a CDS encoding universal stress protein codes for MPASLLVLTNLAEPAEQAARYAGLLGEPLHARLVLLHLYHNPVLDPELVTVTTAQAYRSQAETSVALHELAARLTVPATVEVSVWAAPEAVDEAVRRHQPLLLAMGLSPEPDMLDHLLHNQALPVLRATHRPLLLVPAAAAGHRPRRVVLAVDAEEFTPNAATRAVAPLLAAWGAVFTVVHVAAATEREAFVGQRALGAVHLSALLPPATAPVLYESKLMPPAAGILQALDDVQADLLVLIARPRSFLGRLFHRSVTAQVLRSSPVPVLLLPVEAPAQPGWMPPMC; via the coding sequence ATGCCTGCTTCCCTTCTGGTACTGACGAATCTGGCGGAGCCCGCCGAGCAGGCTGCGCGCTATGCGGGGCTGCTCGGGGAGCCGCTGCACGCGCGGCTGGTGCTGCTGCACCTGTACCACAATCCGGTGCTGGACCCCGAACTGGTAACCGTGACGACGGCGCAGGCCTACCGCAGCCAGGCCGAAACGTCGGTGGCGCTGCACGAGCTGGCTGCCCGCCTGACCGTGCCCGCCACCGTCGAAGTATCGGTGTGGGCGGCCCCCGAGGCCGTGGACGAGGCCGTACGGCGGCATCAGCCGCTGCTGCTGGCCATGGGCCTGAGCCCCGAGCCGGACATGCTCGACCATCTGCTGCACAACCAGGCCCTGCCCGTGCTGCGGGCCACGCACCGCCCGCTGCTGCTGGTGCCAGCCGCCGCCGCCGGGCACCGGCCCCGCCGGGTGGTGCTGGCCGTCGATGCCGAAGAGTTTACGCCGAATGCCGCCACCCGGGCCGTGGCCCCGCTGCTGGCAGCCTGGGGAGCCGTCTTCACGGTAGTGCACGTGGCCGCCGCCACCGAGCGGGAGGCCTTTGTGGGCCAGCGGGCCCTGGGGGCCGTACACCTGAGCGCGCTGCTGCCGCCGGCCACCGCGCCGGTGCTCTACGAATCCAAGCTGATGCCGCCGGCCGCCGGCATTCTGCAGGCCCTGGACGATGTGCAGGCCGACCTGCTGGTGCTGATTGCCCGCCCGCGGAGCTTTCTGGGGCGGCTGTTTCACCGGAGCGTGACGGCCCAGGTGCTGCGCAGCAGCCCCGTGCCGGTGTTGCTGCTGCCGGTAGAAGCCCCCGCACAGCCCGGCTGGATGCCGCCGATGTGCTGA
- a CDS encoding 2-hydroxyacid dehydrogenase has protein sequence MHATLFSVQSFERSFLQHANTRHHQLQLLDTRLCADTAHLAQGAAAISVFSPDDVSGPVLEQLSSYGVRYVAVRAAGYDNVDLVAARQLGIRVANVPDYSPYAIAEHAVTLMLTLCRHLHQADQQLRANDFRLDQLIGFELHGKTVGILGVGRIGAVVARILHGFGCRLLGTDVQPNPELTERYGLEYVPLSQLCAQADIISVHTPLTPATHHLINERLLKSMKPGVMLINTGRGGVLDTAAALRALKSGHLGFLGLDVYEAEKGLFFTDHTRDLLLDDTFARLLTFKNVLITGHQAYLTREALTNIAEATVASLTAWGQGEAPAHELLPPPVKAGSSATPASAKA, from the coding sequence ATGCACGCCACCCTGTTCAGTGTTCAATCGTTTGAGCGCAGCTTTCTGCAACACGCCAACACCCGCCACCACCAGCTGCAGCTGCTGGACACGCGCCTGTGCGCCGACACCGCCCACCTGGCCCAAGGCGCGGCGGCCATCAGCGTGTTCAGCCCCGATGATGTGTCGGGGCCGGTGCTGGAGCAGCTCAGCAGCTACGGCGTGCGCTATGTGGCCGTGCGCGCCGCCGGCTACGACAACGTAGACCTGGTGGCGGCCCGGCAGCTGGGCATCCGGGTGGCCAACGTGCCCGACTACTCGCCCTACGCCATTGCCGAGCACGCCGTGACGCTCATGCTGACGCTGTGCCGCCACCTGCACCAGGCCGACCAGCAGCTGCGCGCCAACGACTTCCGGCTCGACCAGCTGATCGGGTTTGAGCTGCACGGCAAAACGGTCGGGATTCTGGGCGTGGGACGCATTGGGGCCGTGGTGGCGCGCATTCTGCACGGCTTCGGCTGCCGGCTGCTGGGCACCGATGTGCAGCCCAACCCCGAGCTGACCGAGCGCTACGGCCTGGAATACGTGCCGCTCAGCCAGCTCTGCGCCCAGGCCGACATCATCAGCGTGCATACGCCGCTCACGCCCGCCACCCACCACCTGATCAACGAGCGGCTGCTCAAAAGCATGAAGCCCGGCGTGATGCTCATCAACACCGGGCGCGGGGGCGTGCTGGACACGGCCGCCGCGCTGCGGGCCCTCAAATCGGGCCATCTGGGCTTTCTGGGGCTGGATGTGTACGAGGCCGAGAAGGGCCTGTTCTTCACGGACCACACCCGCGACCTGCTGCTCGACGACACCTTTGCCCGCCTGCTCACCTTCAAAAACGTGCTCATCACGGGCCACCAGGCCTACCTCACCCGGGAGGCCCTCACCAACATTGCCGAGGCCACCGTGGCCAGCCTCACGGCCTGGGGCCAGGGCGAGGCGCCGGCGCACGAGCTGTTACCGCCGCCGGTCAAAGCCGGCAGCAGCGCTACGCCGGCCAGCGCAAAGGCATGA
- a CDS encoding universal stress protein yields MATSLLILTDFFQAANRALDYATNLAGALGARLVLLHVRRNSLLDPEMFTGELSNLSQEAIGLALSSLAGNLAVPVVAEVAHGRVAYAVADAVSRYHPALIILGRPDQANTPDELVQTTALDILRTGPYPMLVVPHSQQTTAPPRRVLLAVDGEPFTLGEYAGSARHLLTALQAQLTVLHVAPDGASSAATETQALDSVLRTGLTINLPPVHTRTIGHAHPAAAILHAANPADYDLVVLVARHRSFFGQLFHQSVTAQVLLHSQLPVLVLPAA; encoded by the coding sequence ATGGCTACTTCCCTGCTGATTCTCACCGACTTTTTCCAGGCCGCCAACCGCGCCCTCGACTACGCCACCAACCTGGCCGGAGCCTTGGGGGCGCGGCTGGTGCTGCTGCACGTGCGCCGTAACTCCCTGCTCGACCCTGAAATGTTCACCGGGGAGCTGTCCAACCTGAGTCAGGAGGCCATCGGCCTCGCCCTCAGTAGCCTGGCCGGCAACCTGGCCGTGCCCGTGGTGGCCGAAGTGGCGCACGGCCGCGTGGCGTATGCCGTGGCCGATGCCGTCAGCCGCTACCATCCGGCCCTCATCATCCTGGGCCGCCCCGACCAGGCCAACACGCCCGATGAGCTGGTGCAAACCACCGCCCTCGACATCCTGCGCACGGGCCCGTATCCTATGCTGGTGGTGCCCCACAGTCAGCAAACCACCGCTCCGCCCCGGCGCGTACTGCTGGCCGTTGATGGCGAGCCGTTCACGCTCGGCGAGTATGCCGGCTCCGCCCGCCACCTGCTCACGGCCCTGCAGGCCCAGCTCACGGTGCTGCACGTCGCCCCCGACGGCGCTTCGTCGGCTGCCACCGAAACCCAGGCCCTGGACTCCGTGTTGCGCACCGGCCTCACCATCAATTTGCCGCCGGTGCACACCCGCACGATCGGGCACGCGCACCCCGCCGCCGCCATCCTGCACGCCGCCAACCCCGCCGATTATGATCTGGTGGTGCTGGTTGCCCGGCACCGGAGCTTCTTCGGGCAGCTCTTCCACCAAAGCGTAACGGCCCAGGTGTTACTGCACAGCCAGCTGCCGGTGCTGGTGCTGCCCGCGGCGTAG
- the accC gene encoding acetyl-CoA carboxylase biotin carboxylase subunit — MKKITKLLVANRGEIALRVLRSAKEMGLQTVAIYSEADRNALHVRYADEAVCVGPPASKDSYLRGDKILEVCRQLGVDAIHPGYGFLSENAEFARMVTEAGLIFVGPSPEAMNLMGDKLSAKQAVKAYNIPLVPGTDEAISDVEEAKRIAATVGFPILIKASAGGGGKGMRIVNSAEDFEEQMQLAINEAVSAFGDGAVFIEKFVTGPRHIEIQVLGDEHGNIVHLFERECSIQRRHQKVIEEAPSAVLTPELRAEMGRCAVDVARACNYTGAGTVEFLLDDQHNFYFLEMNTRLQVEHPVTEQITGLDLVKEQIKVAQGLPLAFQQEDLSINGHALELRVYAEDPQNNFLPDIGTLTTYVRPQGPGVRVDDGFEQGMEIPIYYDPMIAKLVTFGATREEAIARMLRAIEEYQITGIETTLGFGRYVLQHPAFVSGNFDTNFIRDHFPADALKPTAPDEATAKLAAVLTAMLLTDKKPGATAASAEAPTATGSAWKRNRLGVR; from the coding sequence ATGAAAAAAATCACCAAGCTGCTCGTGGCCAACCGCGGCGAAATTGCGTTGCGCGTGCTGCGCTCGGCCAAGGAAATGGGCCTCCAGACCGTGGCCATCTACTCCGAGGCCGACCGCAACGCCCTGCACGTACGCTACGCCGATGAGGCCGTGTGCGTGGGCCCGCCCGCCAGCAAAGACAGCTACCTGCGCGGCGACAAAATTCTGGAAGTCTGCCGCCAGCTGGGCGTCGATGCCATTCACCCCGGCTACGGCTTCCTGAGCGAAAACGCCGAATTTGCCCGCATGGTCACGGAGGCCGGGCTGATTTTCGTGGGGCCTTCGCCGGAAGCCATGAACCTGATGGGCGACAAGCTCTCAGCCAAGCAGGCCGTGAAAGCCTACAACATCCCGCTGGTGCCCGGCACCGACGAGGCCATTTCCGACGTGGAGGAGGCCAAGCGCATTGCTGCCACGGTGGGCTTCCCCATCCTGATCAAGGCTTCGGCCGGCGGTGGCGGCAAGGGCATGCGCATCGTGAATTCGGCCGAGGATTTCGAGGAGCAGATGCAGTTGGCCATCAACGAGGCCGTGTCAGCTTTCGGCGACGGAGCCGTATTCATTGAGAAGTTCGTGACCGGCCCGCGCCACATCGAAATTCAGGTGCTCGGCGACGAGCACGGCAACATCGTGCACCTGTTCGAGCGGGAATGCTCGATTCAGCGCCGCCACCAGAAGGTGATTGAGGAAGCGCCCTCGGCGGTGCTCACGCCCGAGCTGCGCGCCGAAATGGGCCGCTGCGCCGTGGACGTGGCCCGAGCCTGCAACTACACCGGGGCCGGCACCGTGGAGTTTCTGCTCGATGACCAGCACAACTTCTACTTCCTGGAGATGAACACCCGCCTGCAGGTGGAGCACCCCGTGACGGAGCAGATTACGGGCCTCGACCTAGTGAAGGAGCAGATCAAGGTGGCCCAGGGCTTGCCCCTCGCCTTCCAGCAGGAAGACCTGAGCATCAACGGCCACGCCCTGGAGCTGCGCGTGTACGCCGAGGACCCGCAGAACAACTTCCTGCCTGACATCGGGACGCTGACCACCTACGTGCGCCCCCAGGGCCCCGGCGTACGCGTCGACGACGGCTTCGAGCAGGGCATGGAAATCCCGATCTACTACGACCCGATGATTGCCAAGCTCGTCACCTTCGGGGCTACCCGCGAGGAGGCCATTGCCCGGATGCTGCGTGCCATTGAGGAGTACCAGATTACCGGCATCGAAACCACGCTGGGCTTCGGCCGCTACGTGCTGCAGCACCCGGCCTTCGTGAGCGGCAACTTCGACACCAACTTCATCCGCGACCATTTCCCGGCCGACGCCCTGAAACCCACCGCCCCGGACGAAGCCACCGCCAAGCTCGCCGCCGTGCTCACCGCCATGCTCCTGACGGACAAGAAACCCGGTGCCACCGCCGCTTCTGCTGAAGCACCAACCGCTACCGGCTCCGCTTGGAAGCGGAACCGGCTGGGGGTGCGGTAG